A window from Mastomys coucha isolate ucsf_1 unplaced genomic scaffold, UCSF_Mcou_1 pScaffold2, whole genome shotgun sequence encodes these proteins:
- the Sf3b5 gene encoding splicing factor 3B subunit 5 produces the protein MTDRYTIHSQLEHLQSKYIGTGHADTTKWEWLVNQHRDSYCSYMGHFDLLNYFAIAENESKARVRFNLMEKMLQPSGPPADKPEEN, from the coding sequence ATGACGGACCGGTACACCATCCACAGCCAGCTGGAGCACCTGCAGTCCAAGTACATCGGCACGGGCCACGCCGACACCACCAAGTGGGAATGGCTTGTGAACCAGCACCGGGATTCCTACTGCTCCTACATGGGTCACTTCGACCTCCTCAACTACTTCGCCATCGCTGAGAATGAGAGCAAAGCGCGCGTGCGCTTCAACCTGATGGAGAAAATGCTGCAGCCCAGCGGTCCGCCGGCGGACAAGCCCGAGGAGAACTGA